A stretch of the Marivirga tractuosa DSM 4126 genome encodes the following:
- a CDS encoding acyl-CoA dehydrogenase family protein has product MRNIKKNQSVQNQVVEKEYRSSQNFFKSDLILQDYLKRKVSKKGLDYLTPKLNKTGEAAATRMDTLSLDADKNGPQLVKRNFFGEDIDEVKFHPSYQELMQIAIDSEMFKVKWEPNLKEAFKHERHSLGFAPGYLYAMSELGQYCPLCMTDGVARLIDLHCTEEDKKRLLPHIYTTELRDFFTGAMFLTEKSGGSDVGRNLVKAEKQKDGSYLLSGEKWFCSNVNAELIFALARTDESKEGTRGLSIFLIEKTLPDGSKNKLPIVRLKDKLGVRSMASAECILDGTVGMLVGDEFNGFKIMTDMINLSRLYNSIAALSGARRALVEAYNFNLFRKSFGKTAIEHPLIKEKLFELGSLNVANFYLTWRAIEALDKADNGNESASRQTENEKHLGRLLTPMVKKWSAEKAVYITRESMELMGGIGYIEDGVIPKIMRDVMVLPIWEGAGNIMTLDMLRASFKSDGLKVMMEEIKKSLGKISQYDDTILEHLKELESKLKSLFKMEQDELELHAKYFFEKLTTLFQLSLILDNWEDTNEAWMKPTAEFLKMSLEKKESVQVRDVESIKGLMAWEIEV; this is encoded by the coding sequence GTGAGAAACATAAAAAAGAATCAATCAGTCCAAAATCAGGTTGTTGAAAAAGAATATCGCTCCAGCCAAAATTTTTTTAAAAGTGATTTAATCCTTCAAGATTATCTGAAAAGGAAAGTCAGCAAGAAGGGGTTAGATTACCTGACACCTAAACTCAATAAAACGGGTGAAGCCGCAGCCACGCGGATGGATACGCTTTCCTTGGATGCTGATAAAAATGGGCCTCAGTTAGTCAAAAGAAATTTCTTTGGCGAGGATATAGATGAAGTGAAATTTCACCCTTCTTATCAGGAATTGATGCAAATCGCCATTGACTCTGAAATGTTCAAAGTAAAATGGGAGCCGAATTTAAAGGAAGCGTTTAAACACGAACGGCACAGTTTAGGGTTTGCACCAGGCTATCTTTATGCTATGAGTGAGTTAGGGCAATATTGTCCATTATGCATGACGGACGGAGTAGCTCGACTGATCGATCTCCATTGTACTGAAGAAGATAAAAAGAGATTGCTTCCACATATTTATACTACAGAATTACGAGATTTCTTTACTGGGGCCATGTTTTTAACAGAAAAATCAGGGGGCTCTGATGTAGGTAGAAATTTAGTGAAAGCCGAAAAACAAAAAGATGGCAGTTACCTTTTGAGTGGTGAAAAATGGTTTTGCAGCAATGTGAATGCAGAGCTCATTTTTGCATTGGCTCGCACTGATGAAAGTAAAGAAGGAACTCGTGGCCTATCTATTTTCTTAATAGAAAAAACTCTACCCGATGGTAGTAAAAATAAATTACCAATTGTTCGATTGAAAGATAAATTGGGAGTGCGCTCCATGGCAAGTGCAGAATGTATTTTAGATGGAACTGTTGGGATGTTGGTTGGAGATGAATTCAACGGTTTTAAAATCATGACAGATATGATTAATCTTTCACGTCTTTATAATTCCATAGCAGCATTATCTGGAGCCAGACGTGCTTTAGTAGAAGCTTATAACTTTAATCTTTTCAGAAAGAGTTTTGGTAAAACTGCAATTGAACATCCCCTTATTAAAGAAAAACTATTTGAACTGGGGAGTTTAAATGTTGCCAATTTTTATTTGACTTGGAGAGCAATAGAAGCTTTGGATAAAGCCGATAATGGAAATGAATCAGCCAGTAGGCAGACAGAGAATGAAAAGCATTTGGGTAGGTTGTTAACGCCAATGGTGAAAAAATGGTCTGCGGAAAAAGCGGTTTACATCACCCGAGAAAGCATGGAGTTGATGGGCGGAATTGGTTATATTGAAGATGGAGTAATTCCAAAAATCATGCGGGATGTAATGGTGTTGCCCATTTGGGAAGGAGCAGGGAATATTATGACCTTGGACATGCTTAGGGCAAGTTTTAAATCTGATGGATTGAAAGTCATGATGGAAGAAATAAAAAAATCATTGGGTAAAATATCCCAATATGATGATACCATTTTGGAGCATTTAAAAGAACTTGAAAGTAAGTTAAAAAGCTTATTTAAAATGGAGCAGGATGAATTGGAGCTTCATGCCAAATATTTCTTTGAAAAGCTGACTACTTTATTTCAATTAAGCCTGATTTTGGATAATTGGGAGGATACAAATGAGGCTTGGATGAAACCTACGGCTGAATTTTTAAAAATGAGTTTAGAAAAGAAAGAGAGCGTACAAGTTAGGGACGTTGAAAGTATTAAAGGGCTAATGGCGTGGGAAATAGAAGTATGA
- a CDS encoding peroxiredoxin, which produces MSLVGKKAPVFKTGAVINGEEIVEEFSLEQYIGKKDVIFFFYPKDFTFVCPTEILAFQEKLAEFEKRGVAVVGASTDTEETHLAWLLTPQENGGIEGVNYPLVADASKTIANNYGVLAGDWNYNEEGELIFEGTPVAYRGTFFIDKEGIVRHETINDLPLGRNIDEMLRIVDAWQHVEKYGEVCPANWEEGKEAMEESRESVSSYLAKNKK; this is translated from the coding sequence ATGTCTTTAGTAGGAAAAAAAGCACCAGTATTTAAAACAGGAGCAGTAATTAACGGAGAAGAAATTGTAGAAGAATTTTCTTTGGAGCAATATATCGGCAAAAAAGATGTGATTTTCTTCTTTTACCCAAAAGATTTCACTTTTGTTTGCCCAACTGAAATATTGGCTTTCCAAGAAAAATTAGCTGAGTTCGAAAAAAGAGGTGTTGCCGTTGTAGGTGCATCTACTGATACTGAAGAAACTCACCTTGCTTGGTTATTAACTCCACAAGAAAACGGTGGAATTGAAGGAGTAAACTATCCATTAGTTGCTGATGCGTCAAAAACAATTGCTAATAATTATGGTGTATTAGCAGGTGACTGGAACTACAATGAAGAAGGTGAATTAATCTTCGAAGGAACTCCTGTTGCTTACAGAGGAACTTTCTTCATTGACAAAGAAGGAATTGTTCGTCATGAAACAATCAACGACTTACCATTAGGTAGAAATATCGATGAGATGTTAAGAATTGTTGACGCATGGCAACATGTTGAGAAATATGGTGAAGTTTGCCCTGCAAACTGGGAAGAAGGAAAAGAAGCAATGGAAGAATCCAGAGAAAGTGTTTCTTCTTACTTAGCTAAAAACAAAAAATAA
- a CDS encoding MATE family efflux transporter, whose amino-acid sequence MAKPKKYTEGKILNSLVSLAFPIIMANVLQTAYQLIDTFWLGRLGANAVAAVSLSFPILFLVLSLGGGLTLAGTVMVSQHKGAENQGKVNYASSQTVFVIFFISILLAAVGYFSAEPLMKIVGAGPEILKDSISYFQVSSFGFVFLFMFFVFQSLMRGIGNVYLPMFIILGTVFLNLVLDPLFIFGWGPIEGNGVAGAAIASVFTQGISAVIGMAILFNGKRGIKIKFTHMKWDFLWVKKLFELGIPSSLDQSSRAAGMTFMIMLVTSFGSEVVAAYGVGARILSLVVVPALGFAIATTSLVGQNIGANKIKRAEKIGDLSNKIGFFGLTGIGVLLFIFAEPITAFFIPNDPTVIKNGALFIKIMAPSFGLLGVQQILNGVFNGAGFTQASMLISIFSLWIVRFPTAFMLSNKTSLGFEGIWWAFPISNFLAAILAFAYYKMGYWKLRVIKKRHEI is encoded by the coding sequence ATGGCAAAACCCAAGAAATATACAGAAGGGAAAATATTAAATTCCTTGGTAAGTCTGGCTTTCCCTATCATTATGGCTAATGTGTTGCAAACTGCCTATCAATTAATCGACACATTCTGGTTGGGTAGATTAGGAGCCAACGCAGTAGCAGCAGTGAGTTTAAGTTTCCCCATTCTCTTTTTGGTTTTGTCTTTAGGCGGTGGATTGACCTTAGCTGGAACAGTAATGGTTTCTCAACATAAGGGAGCCGAAAATCAGGGAAAAGTAAACTACGCTTCCTCTCAAACAGTTTTTGTCATTTTTTTTATTTCCATTTTATTAGCGGCAGTTGGCTATTTTTCCGCTGAACCTCTCATGAAAATAGTAGGTGCGGGTCCTGAAATTTTAAAAGACTCTATCAGTTATTTCCAAGTCTCTTCTTTCGGATTTGTATTCCTATTTATGTTTTTTGTTTTCCAATCATTGATGCGAGGAATTGGAAATGTGTATCTCCCCATGTTCATAATCTTAGGAACTGTATTTTTAAATCTGGTTTTAGATCCGCTCTTTATTTTTGGTTGGGGGCCAATTGAAGGAAATGGTGTAGCTGGAGCAGCCATTGCCAGTGTTTTTACTCAAGGCATTTCAGCGGTTATCGGAATGGCAATTCTTTTTAATGGAAAACGTGGAATAAAAATCAAGTTCACTCATATGAAATGGGATTTTCTCTGGGTGAAGAAATTATTCGAATTAGGTATTCCTTCCAGCTTAGACCAATCAAGCAGAGCTGCAGGCATGACTTTTATGATTATGCTAGTGACTAGTTTCGGAAGTGAGGTAGTGGCAGCCTACGGAGTTGGGGCAAGAATTTTAAGTTTGGTAGTAGTACCAGCTTTAGGTTTTGCCATTGCTACCACCAGCTTGGTCGGACAAAACATTGGGGCTAATAAAATTAAAAGAGCCGAAAAAATAGGTGATTTGAGTAATAAAATAGGTTTTTTCGGACTGACTGGAATTGGTGTATTATTATTTATTTTTGCTGAACCCATCACAGCTTTTTTCATTCCCAATGATCCAACAGTAATTAAAAATGGTGCTTTATTCATTAAAATAATGGCCCCAAGTTTTGGTTTGCTGGGTGTACAGCAAATTTTGAATGGTGTTTTTAATGGAGCAGGATTTACCCAAGCTTCCATGCTAATATCAATTTTCAGCTTGTGGATTGTCCGTTTCCCAACAGCCTTCATGTTATCCAATAAAACATCTTTAGGATTTGAAGGGATTTGGTGGGCATTTCCCATTTCTAACTTTTTGGCAGCGATTTTAGCATTTGCCTATTATAAAATGGGTTACTGGAAATTGAGAGTGATCAAGAAAAGACACGAAATTTAA
- a CDS encoding agmatine deiminase family protein, whose translation MIIDSECNTVYFSEKLKENFPEEFSKISEALSPFDYINLKLLKGTKDEWARDYMPIQTADKRLVKFRYQPSYEVRAKWTEPSKVLKANRLRADFSKHNINLDGGNVVKWKDKVIITDRVVSENHIYHEDPNLLYERIAEDLQTEVIIVKAHQEKHDMIGHADGMLRFVNENTLIGNKLSDELKPIRENMEKMLSKHQFNYIDLPFFIDDSENHYSAIGTYVNFLEIADVILFPIFNHPKERNNAALEIMHNSFPDRKIIPINIDAVGKDGGLMNCISWCVKF comes from the coding sequence ATGATTATAGATTCCGAATGTAATACCGTCTACTTTTCCGAAAAGCTTAAAGAAAACTTCCCAGAAGAATTCTCAAAAATTTCTGAGGCACTTTCTCCATTCGATTACATCAATCTTAAATTATTAAAAGGAACGAAAGATGAATGGGCTCGAGACTATATGCCAATTCAAACCGCTGATAAAAGGTTGGTGAAATTTCGCTATCAACCAAGTTATGAAGTAAGAGCAAAATGGACTGAACCTTCGAAAGTTTTAAAAGCGAACAGATTGCGAGCTGATTTTTCTAAACACAATATCAATTTGGACGGGGGGAATGTAGTGAAATGGAAAGACAAGGTAATCATTACCGATCGTGTTGTTTCTGAAAACCATATCTATCATGAAGACCCCAATTTGCTTTATGAAAGGATTGCGGAAGATTTACAGACAGAAGTAATCATCGTAAAAGCTCACCAGGAAAAACATGATATGATTGGTCATGCTGACGGGATGTTACGTTTTGTTAATGAAAACACACTCATCGGCAACAAATTGAGTGATGAGTTGAAACCTATTAGGGAGAATATGGAAAAAATGCTTTCGAAGCATCAGTTCAATTATATCGATTTGCCGTTTTTTATTGATGATAGCGAGAACCATTATTCGGCTATCGGTACTTATGTAAATTTTCTGGAAATAGCAGACGTTATTTTATTTCCCATTTTCAACCATCCTAAGGAAAGGAATAATGCAGCTTTGGAGATTATGCATAATAGTTTTCCAGACAGGAAAATAATCCCTATAAATATTGATGCAGTTGGAAAAGATGGCGGATTAATGAACTGTATAAGTTGGTGTGTGAAATTCTAG
- the hutH gene encoding histidine ammonia-lyase, with product MSNFFILGEHDLTLAEIRTILADNKKLKLADKAVDAIVNCRKFLDEHIQSSEAPIYGINTGFGSLYSRNISKADLEQLQANLVMSHACGTGPEIDKRIVKIMLLLKIQSLAYGHSGVQLATVERLLDFYNEDILPIIYESGSLGASGDLAPLAHLSLPLLGKGEVFFQGEKITGENLLAKKKWEPIHLKAKEGLALLNGTQFMNAFGVHAVLAGEDILNWANTIGALSLDAFDGRPEPFDHKIHMIRNQDGQKIVAEKILELLNGSEIIKQSKVHVQDPYSFRCIPQVHGASYDAIKYVTSIVSKELAGVTDNPNIFPEEGEIISGGNFHGQPLALSLDFLAIALAELGSISERRTYQLISGSRGLPDFLVMNPGLNSGLMIPQYSAASLVSQSKQLCTPASVDSIVSSNGQEDHVSMGANAATKLYKVVENTYQIIAIELINGSQALKFRRPLKTSSHLEELIRNFRQQVPLIEEDRVLHEDIVKAVHFIKTHRA from the coding sequence ATGAGTAATTTTTTTATACTTGGCGAACACGACCTGACTTTAGCGGAAATAAGAACAATTTTAGCGGATAATAAAAAGCTTAAATTGGCAGATAAGGCTGTGGACGCAATTGTAAATTGCCGGAAATTTTTAGACGAACATATTCAGTCTTCCGAAGCCCCAATTTATGGGATTAACACAGGATTTGGCTCACTTTATAGCCGCAATATATCCAAAGCTGATTTGGAGCAATTGCAAGCTAATTTGGTGATGTCCCATGCTTGTGGAACTGGTCCTGAGATCGATAAACGCATAGTGAAAATCATGCTATTGCTCAAAATCCAATCTTTGGCTTACGGGCATAGTGGGGTACAATTGGCTACTGTTGAGCGCTTGTTGGATTTCTATAATGAAGACATTTTACCAATCATTTATGAATCTGGTTCTTTAGGTGCATCAGGAGATTTAGCTCCACTGGCACATTTATCTTTGCCACTACTCGGAAAAGGAGAAGTCTTTTTTCAGGGCGAGAAAATAACTGGAGAAAATTTATTAGCTAAAAAGAAATGGGAACCTATTCACTTAAAGGCTAAAGAAGGTTTGGCTCTTTTAAATGGAACCCAATTCATGAATGCATTTGGTGTTCATGCGGTTTTGGCAGGTGAAGATATTTTAAACTGGGCCAATACCATTGGTGCATTATCATTAGATGCTTTTGATGGTCGGCCTGAGCCTTTTGATCATAAAATTCATATGATTAGAAATCAGGATGGTCAAAAAATAGTTGCCGAAAAGATTCTGGAGCTGCTTAATGGTAGTGAAATTATTAAGCAAAGTAAAGTACATGTCCAAGACCCCTACAGCTTTAGATGTATTCCGCAGGTTCATGGTGCTAGCTATGATGCTATAAAATATGTCACCAGTATTGTGAGCAAGGAATTAGCTGGTGTAACGGATAATCCTAATATTTTTCCTGAAGAAGGTGAAATTATATCAGGTGGAAACTTTCATGGTCAACCTCTGGCACTTTCTCTAGATTTCTTGGCAATAGCTTTAGCTGAATTAGGAAGCATTTCTGAAAGAAGAACCTATCAATTAATATCTGGGAGTAGAGGATTACCCGATTTCTTAGTGATGAATCCTGGATTAAATTCCGGTTTAATGATTCCACAATACAGTGCCGCAAGCTTGGTAAGCCAAAGCAAGCAATTGTGCACACCAGCCTCAGTTGACAGTATAGTGTCCTCTAATGGTCAAGAAGACCATGTTAGTATGGGAGCAAATGCAGCTACTAAATTATATAAAGTGGTTGAAAATACTTACCAAATAATAGCAATCGAATTAATAAATGGCTCGCAAGCTTTAAAATTTAGACGACCGCTAAAAACAAGTTCACATTTAGAAGAATTAATTCGTAATTTTAGACAACAAGTTCCGTTAATAGAAGAAGACAGAGTTCTACATGAGGATATTGTCAAAGCGGTTCATTTTATCAAAACCCATAGAGCTTGA
- a CDS encoding MgtC/SapB family protein — protein sequence MIEFNWNSELLILLDVGIAALLTGLIGLEREVKDKPAGFRTNMIVGGSSALLLSLGQILVEHYVQSDMENIIQPDPTRILEAIILGISFIGAGTILKASDENKVYNLTTAATVLFSAGIGIAVALEQYVLAITATLLILVINRVAKIIYNKA from the coding sequence ATGATTGAATTTAACTGGAATAGTGAATTGCTCATACTTTTAGACGTAGGCATTGCAGCATTATTGACCGGCTTAATAGGCTTGGAACGAGAAGTGAAAGATAAACCTGCTGGCTTTAGAACTAATATGATTGTAGGAGGATCTTCGGCCTTACTTTTGTCTTTAGGTCAAATACTCGTAGAGCACTATGTGCAAAGCGATATGGAAAATATTATTCAACCCGACCCCACTAGGATTTTAGAAGCCATTATTTTAGGGATTAGCTTTATCGGAGCAGGTACTATTTTAAAAGCTAGTGATGAAAACAAAGTGTATAATCTTACTACTGCAGCAACAGTACTCTTTTCTGCCGGAATCGGCATTGCAGTTGCATTAGAACAATATGTTCTTGCAATTACTGCCACTTTACTAATTCTTGTTATTAATAGAGTAGCTAAAATTATTTACAACAAAGCATAA
- a CDS encoding rhomboid family intramembrane serine protease, producing the protein MSTTLIIIIVTCIISIPAFSNPSRMYAWMFNPYQVVYRKQYYRMITSGFLHADYVHLIFNMLTLYFFGDAVEYYFNQLTNYGTFLYVGLYLSAIVVSDIPSLIKHKENPNYNALGASGAVSAVVFSSILFNPMTDLCLYGLLCLPGFIFGAIYVIYSYYKGKQQGDNVNHDAHLFGALYGVLITVAIWPGVIMHFIDQLSTFSLF; encoded by the coding sequence ATGAGTACTACTTTAATCATAATAATCGTTACCTGTATCATTAGTATCCCAGCATTCAGTAACCCATCCAGAATGTATGCTTGGATGTTTAATCCCTATCAGGTGGTTTATCGGAAGCAATATTACAGAATGATCACTTCAGGTTTCTTGCATGCTGATTATGTGCATTTGATCTTTAATATGTTGACTTTGTATTTTTTTGGAGATGCAGTAGAATACTATTTTAACCAATTGACCAACTACGGAACCTTTCTTTATGTGGGATTATATTTATCCGCTATTGTAGTTTCTGATATTCCAAGTTTGATAAAACATAAGGAGAATCCAAATTATAATGCATTAGGGGCTTCGGGTGCAGTTTCAGCTGTTGTTTTTAGTAGTATTCTTTTCAATCCTATGACTGATTTATGTTTGTATGGATTGTTATGTCTCCCAGGCTTTATTTTTGGAGCCATATATGTAATTTATTCCTACTATAAAGGTAAACAGCAAGGGGATAACGTCAATCATGATGCCCATTTATTTGGGGCACTTTATGGTGTCTTAATCACGGTTGCTATCTGGCCAGGAGTGATAATGCACTTTATAGATCAATTAAGTACTTTTAGTTTGTTTTAG
- the hisS gene encoding histidine--tRNA ligase — MSKNKPSIPKGTRDFGPAEMAKRHFILDTIKKVYQKYGYAPIETPAMENLSVLQGKYGDEGDQLLFKILNSGDFLSKTDESDRSDSKALQPKISEKGLRYDLTVPFARFVVMHQHNLTFPFKRYQIQPVWRADRPQKGRYREFYQCDADAIGTNSMLCEAEIVLMIQEVFKSLQTKKANSLDYAIKINNRKILSGIVEVMGAEGKETDFAVAIDKLDKIGEDKVKEELLERGFNQSSIDTLSPLFTLSGDNTEQLNFLKDFLKNSEKGQKGLEELNEVFDILDSFGAKVPQLELDVTLARGLSYYTGAIFEVKPKNVEMGSICGGGRYDGLTDTFGLPDVSGVGISFGVDRIYDVLEELDLYPENAESSTEVLMVSFDEESWKYSLKVLHRLRTANVKAELYPEPVKLKKQMKYANDKQIPFVILVGSEEMKTGDLTFKNMKEGTQESLNAESILKRFLGYE; from the coding sequence ATGAGTAAAAATAAACCTTCTATCCCTAAAGGAACCCGTGATTTTGGACCAGCTGAAATGGCTAAAAGACATTTTATTCTGGATACTATCAAAAAAGTATACCAAAAATACGGCTATGCGCCTATAGAAACCCCTGCAATGGAAAATTTAAGCGTATTGCAAGGAAAATATGGAGATGAGGGAGATCAATTGCTTTTTAAGATATTGAATTCAGGGGATTTTCTTTCCAAAACTGACGAAAGTGATCGCAGTGATTCGAAAGCCCTTCAACCAAAAATTTCCGAAAAAGGTCTCAGATACGACTTAACTGTTCCTTTCGCTCGCTTTGTAGTGATGCATCAGCATAATTTAACCTTCCCATTTAAGCGCTATCAAATCCAGCCAGTATGGAGAGCTGATCGACCACAAAAAGGACGATATAGAGAGTTCTATCAATGTGATGCGGATGCTATTGGCACTAATTCTATGCTTTGTGAGGCGGAAATTGTTTTGATGATTCAGGAAGTTTTCAAAAGCTTGCAGACCAAAAAAGCCAACAGCTTGGATTATGCCATCAAAATCAATAACCGGAAAATATTGTCGGGAATAGTGGAAGTAATGGGCGCTGAAGGCAAAGAAACTGATTTTGCTGTAGCCATCGATAAATTGGATAAAATTGGCGAAGATAAAGTTAAGGAAGAATTACTGGAAAGAGGATTTAATCAATCTTCTATTGATACCTTATCCCCTTTATTTACTTTAAGTGGAGATAATACAGAGCAACTTAATTTCCTAAAGGATTTCTTAAAAAACTCTGAAAAAGGACAAAAAGGATTGGAAGAACTTAATGAGGTATTCGATATTTTAGATTCTTTTGGAGCTAAAGTTCCTCAGCTTGAATTGGATGTTACTTTAGCACGCGGACTTTCTTATTACACTGGAGCCATATTTGAAGTGAAACCCAAAAATGTGGAAATGGGTAGTATTTGTGGTGGTGGCAGATATGATGGCTTAACTGATACTTTTGGTTTACCAGATGTTTCTGGTGTAGGTATTTCATTTGGAGTTGATCGCATTTACGATGTTCTAGAAGAGCTCGATCTCTACCCCGAAAACGCAGAAAGCAGCACCGAAGTATTGATGGTGAGTTTTGACGAAGAAAGTTGGAAATACAGTTTAAAAGTATTGCATAGATTAAGAACAGCCAACGTAAAAGCTGAACTTTACCCTGAGCCTGTTAAGTTGAAAAAGCAAATGAAGTATGCTAACGATAAGCAAATTCCATTTGTGATTTTGGTAGGTTCTGAAGAAATGAAAACAGGCGATTTAACTTTCAAAAACATGAAAGAAGGAACGCAAGAAAGCTTAAATGCAGAAAGCATTTTAAAACGATTTTTAGGATATGAGTAA
- a CDS encoding polyprenyl synthetase family protein — protein MNQSIKEYIVSINSAIEQEDFGDKPQELYEPIRYIMSLGGKRMRPLLSLLSYQLYKDNIKEVIPASIAVEIFHNFTLMHDDIMDNAPLRRGQQTVHEKWNSPVAILSGDVMLVKAYQQLIANSPTEKLTEILEKFNRCAIEVCEGQQIDMNFEEQEQVQEADYIEMIRLKTAVLLGFSLEFGGILAMDNEADQALLYQMGVNAGIGFQLMDDLLDVYADQDKFGKQVGGDIIANKKTYLLIKANELAQGENSIKLHDWLKAQDFDNEEKVNAVKSIYDELHIKTLTEAKMNEYFEKAFTNLEDLDAPSEKKNIIKDFFNYLINREQ, from the coding sequence ATGAATCAATCCATCAAAGAATATATAGTTTCCATCAATTCAGCAATTGAGCAAGAGGATTTTGGAGACAAACCGCAAGAACTTTACGAGCCTATTCGATATATCATGTCATTGGGTGGGAAAAGGATGCGACCTCTTTTAAGTTTACTGTCTTATCAGTTATATAAGGATAACATAAAAGAAGTGATTCCCGCTTCAATTGCTGTGGAAATCTTCCATAATTTCACTTTGATGCATGATGATATAATGGATAATGCACCATTGAGAAGAGGGCAGCAAACCGTCCATGAAAAATGGAATTCGCCTGTGGCAATCCTTTCCGGAGATGTGATGTTGGTGAAAGCCTATCAGCAATTAATTGCAAATAGCCCTACAGAAAAGTTGACTGAAATTTTAGAGAAGTTCAATCGATGTGCAATAGAAGTTTGTGAAGGTCAGCAGATAGATATGAATTTTGAGGAGCAAGAGCAAGTTCAAGAGGCTGATTATATCGAAATGATTCGCTTAAAAACAGCAGTTCTATTAGGTTTCAGTCTTGAATTTGGTGGAATTTTAGCAATGGATAATGAAGCCGATCAAGCTTTACTTTATCAAATGGGAGTCAATGCCGGAATTGGTTTTCAGTTAATGGACGATTTACTGGATGTTTATGCAGACCAAGATAAATTCGGAAAACAAGTAGGAGGAGACATTATAGCCAATAAAAAAACTTACTTGCTAATCAAAGCTAATGAATTAGCTCAAGGAGAAAATTCTATTAAACTTCACGATTGGTTGAAAGCACAGGATTTCGACAATGAAGAAAAGGTTAATGCAGTGAAATCCATTTATGATGAACTTCATATTAAAACGCTGACTGAAGCCAAAATGAATGAATATTTTGAAAAAGCATTTACAAATTTGGAAGATTTGGATGCGCCTTCTGAAAAGAAAAATATCATCAAAGATTTCTTTAATTATCTTATCAATAGAGAACAATAA